One window of Salegentibacter sp. Hel_I_6 genomic DNA carries:
- a CDS encoding BatA domain-containing protein codes for MEFKQPELLYALFLLLIPLAVHLFQLRRFQKEDFTNVKFLKKVIRQTRKSSQLKKWLVLATRMLMLTALILAFAQPYFPAENPEATTSKKVIFLDNSFSMQATGKNGELLESAIQDLIKNFPENEEITLFTHNAEFRDLTSNELTTELQNLNFAENSLNFNTIKLKAEQLFKNTGEEKELIFISDFQRNLNLGNLSDSNEITYHIIPAVPENIQNISLDSVFISDREAEQISLQVLLSSKTEISEPVSVSVFNGEELLAKSAVSFKDKYEAQTTFKINAEEIADGNIRIEDSSLDYDNTIFFSLNKLQPAEVIIVSQNAGANFLSRILTPPEFNTEIFRLDQLDFNKLNTADLVILNEVESLSGALQSNLTNLQKNAVNLVIIPSENIDLNSYNNLLGQMNAPIFSALKTRESLITELEFDHPLLTGVFEERVQNFDYPKVQSYYPVNNGVNIISFQDNAGFLLERNGVYLFSAALNAENSNFRNSPLIVPVFYNMGISALKTPNLYYENGKEDLIKITLNSQQDEVIHIISENEDFIPQQRVLGDNIEISTAGLNIVSGNYSLEYNGKNQGYISFNSPRSESELEYEIPEENENIKIHPNIGAYFNEIKASGQNSELWKSFVIFALIFLTAEMLLLKYLK; via the coding sequence ATGGAATTTAAACAGCCGGAATTACTTTATGCCCTGTTTTTACTACTCATACCGCTGGCTGTTCATTTATTTCAACTTCGCCGATTCCAAAAAGAAGATTTTACGAATGTAAAGTTTCTAAAAAAAGTTATTCGCCAAACCCGTAAAAGCTCACAATTAAAGAAATGGTTGGTTCTTGCCACGAGAATGCTCATGCTAACAGCCCTTATTCTTGCTTTTGCCCAACCTTATTTCCCCGCAGAAAATCCTGAAGCTACCACCAGCAAAAAAGTGATTTTTTTAGATAATTCTTTTAGCATGCAGGCTACAGGGAAAAATGGTGAACTTTTAGAAAGCGCCATCCAGGATTTGATTAAAAATTTCCCTGAAAATGAAGAGATAACTCTTTTCACTCATAATGCTGAATTTCGGGATTTAACTTCTAATGAACTCACTACAGAACTCCAAAACCTAAATTTTGCAGAAAATTCTTTAAATTTCAATACGATAAAATTAAAAGCAGAACAACTTTTTAAAAATACCGGCGAAGAAAAAGAGCTTATTTTTATTTCAGATTTTCAGCGAAACCTTAACCTGGGAAACTTAAGTGATTCTAATGAAATAACTTATCATATTATCCCGGCAGTCCCAGAAAACATTCAAAACATAAGTTTAGATTCGGTTTTTATAAGCGATCGTGAAGCTGAACAAATTAGTTTACAGGTTTTACTGAGCAGTAAAACAGAAATTTCAGAGCCTGTTAGTGTCTCGGTTTTTAATGGAGAAGAGCTATTAGCAAAATCTGCAGTGAGTTTTAAAGATAAATATGAGGCGCAAACCACATTTAAAATTAATGCAGAAGAGATCGCCGATGGGAATATAAGAATTGAAGATTCTTCCTTAGATTATGATAATACCATATTTTTCAGTTTAAATAAACTTCAACCCGCTGAAGTTATTATTGTAAGTCAAAATGCAGGTGCTAATTTCCTAAGTCGAATACTTACCCCTCCTGAATTTAATACTGAAATCTTTCGATTAGATCAGCTGGATTTTAATAAGCTAAATACTGCAGATCTGGTTATTCTTAATGAAGTTGAATCGCTTTCCGGTGCGTTGCAGTCTAATTTAACTAACCTTCAAAAAAATGCGGTGAATTTGGTAATTATCCCCTCAGAAAATATTGATCTAAATTCTTACAATAACTTGCTTGGCCAAATGAATGCGCCAATATTTTCAGCATTAAAAACTCGGGAAAGCCTCATCACCGAACTCGAATTTGATCATCCTTTACTTACAGGAGTTTTTGAGGAACGTGTCCAAAATTTCGATTATCCAAAAGTACAGTCGTATTATCCAGTAAATAATGGGGTCAACATAATTTCATTTCAGGATAATGCCGGGTTTTTGCTGGAGAGAAATGGAGTTTATTTATTTTCAGCTGCCTTAAATGCTGAAAATTCAAATTTCAGAAATTCACCTTTAATAGTTCCTGTTTTCTATAATATGGGTATTTCAGCCTTAAAAACGCCAAATTTATACTATGAAAATGGAAAGGAAGATCTGATTAAAATTACGCTCAATTCACAACAAGACGAGGTGATACATATAATTTCAGAAAATGAAGATTTTATTCCGCAACAACGGGTATTAGGAGATAATATAGAAATCTCTACTGCCGGCTTAAATATAGTTTCAGGAAATTATTCCCTGGAATATAATGGGAAAAACCAGGGCTATATAAGTTTTAATTCGCCGAGAAGCGAAAGTGAGTTGGAGTACGAAATTCCGGAAGAAAATGAAAATATAAAAATACATCCCAATATAGGAGCCTATTTTAATGAAATAAAAGCATCTGGGCAAAATAGCGAGCTTTGGAAATCCTTTGTTATTTTTGCTCTTATATTTTTAACTGCTGAAATGCTTCTTTTAAAATATCTTAAATAA
- a CDS encoding AAA family ATPase codes for MKKQKIVITGGPGTGKSSIIRQLEKNGHECLHEISRQVTLEAQKQGIDQLFLEKPLLFSEKLLEGRKVQHREADMISASTIFIDRGIPDVLAYMDYFNTEYSTYFTDACNEYSYDKVFFLPPWEEIYQSDNERYESFNEARLISKHLFETYKSYGYTPIEVPKTTISERTNFILDQI; via the coding sequence GTGAAAAAACAAAAAATAGTAATTACCGGTGGTCCCGGTACAGGCAAATCCTCTATAATTCGTCAGTTGGAAAAAAACGGGCATGAATGCCTGCACGAGATTTCACGGCAGGTGACTTTAGAAGCGCAAAAACAGGGAATAGATCAATTATTTCTTGAAAAACCCTTACTTTTTAGCGAAAAACTGCTGGAAGGTCGAAAAGTTCAGCATCGCGAAGCCGATATGATTTCTGCTTCAACAATATTTATAGATCGCGGGATTCCAGATGTGCTGGCCTATATGGACTATTTTAATACCGAATATTCTACTTATTTTACTGATGCCTGCAATGAATACAGTTATGATAAGGTTTTTTTCTTACCTCCATGGGAGGAAATTTACCAAAGTGATAACGAACGTTACGAATCTTTTAATGAAGCCAGGCTCATCTCAAAGCATCTTTTTGAAACCTATAAATCTTACGGCTACACCCCAATAGAAGTTCCCAAAACAACCATTAGTGAGAGAACCAATTTCATTTTAGATCAAATTTGA
- a CDS encoding DUF4290 domain-containing protein, whose amino-acid sequence MTHALEYNSERRHLIIPEYGRHLQKMVEEAIEIEDDKERNQVAKSIIAVMGNMQPHLRDVPDFQHKLWDQLFIISDFKLDVESPFPKPTREMLEERPEMLGYPQNFPKYRFYGNNINRMINEVKDWEEGPLKEGLVLTIANHMKKSYLNWNRDTVEDTIIFEHLRELSGGKINLKNADEDLSDASSLIRNKKKHSNKNNNPKKSNRKGGGGRKRY is encoded by the coding sequence TTGACACACGCATTAGAATATAACTCTGAAAGGAGACATTTAATCATTCCAGAATATGGGAGACATCTTCAAAAAATGGTAGAAGAAGCCATTGAGATTGAAGATGATAAAGAACGTAACCAGGTTGCGAAATCTATTATTGCCGTAATGGGTAATATGCAACCGCATCTTCGTGATGTTCCCGATTTTCAACATAAATTATGGGATCAATTATTTATTATTAGCGATTTTAAACTTGATGTGGAATCTCCTTTCCCAAAACCAACCAGGGAAATGCTGGAAGAGCGTCCTGAAATGTTGGGCTACCCGCAGAATTTTCCTAAATATCGTTTTTACGGAAACAATATTAACCGAATGATCAATGAGGTTAAAGATTGGGAAGAAGGACCCTTAAAAGAAGGTTTGGTTTTGACTATTGCTAACCATATGAAAAAGTCTTACCTAAACTGGAATAGGGATACCGTTGAAGATACCATTATCTTTGAACATCTTCGTGAACTAAGCGGCGGAAAGATTAACTTAAAGAATGCCGATGAAGATCTTAGCGATGCTTCAAGTCTTATAAGAAATAAGAAGAAGCACAGCAATAAAAACAATAATCCAAAAAAATCCAACCGCAAAGGTGGAGGTGGCCGTAAACGCTACTAA
- a CDS encoding MBL fold metallo-hydrolase, with protein MEVIFLGTGTSQGIPIIGSKHPVCLSDNPKDKRLRVSVLVKWEGYNILIDCGPDFRMQMLANPVEQLDAILYTHEHNDHTAGLDDIRPFFFRQGDIPVFAHQRVLESLRKRFEYIFTSTNKYPGAPGVIENEIINKPFNFKELKIIPIDYKHNRLQVFGFRLKDFAYLTDLKSIEEEEIQKLDGVKVLVVTALRIEPHHSHLNLEEALEFIDRVKPEKAYLTHISHLLGFHDKVQEQLPENVFVAYDNLKITV; from the coding sequence TTGGAAGTAATTTTTTTAGGTACAGGAACATCTCAAGGCATACCTATTATAGGAAGTAAGCACCCGGTTTGCCTTAGTGATAACCCTAAAGACAAGCGTTTACGCGTATCGGTTTTAGTAAAATGGGAGGGGTATAATATATTGATTGATTGTGGCCCCGATTTCAGAATGCAAATGCTTGCTAATCCTGTAGAGCAACTGGACGCGATTTTATATACTCACGAGCATAACGACCATACCGCGGGTTTGGACGATATTCGCCCTTTTTTCTTCCGCCAGGGAGATATCCCGGTTTTTGCACATCAACGTGTATTAGAATCTTTAAGAAAACGCTTTGAATATATTTTTACTTCAACTAATAAATATCCCGGGGCTCCCGGTGTAATTGAAAACGAGATAATAAATAAGCCTTTTAATTTTAAAGAACTTAAAATTATTCCAATAGATTATAAACATAACCGCCTGCAGGTATTTGGATTTAGGCTTAAAGATTTCGCCTATCTTACAGATCTTAAATCTATAGAAGAAGAAGAAATTCAGAAATTAGATGGGGTTAAGGTTTTAGTAGTAACGGCTTTAAGAATTGAACCGCATCATTCTCATTTAAATCTTGAAGAAGCTTTAGAATTTATTGATCGGGTAAAACCTGAAAAAGCTTATTTAACACATATTAGTCATTTGCTCGGATTTCACGATAAAGTACAGGAACAATTACCAGAAAACGTGTTTGTAGCCTACGATAACCTAAAAATAACCGTTTAA
- a CDS encoding dihydroorotase family protein, whose amino-acid sequence MKLLLKSVTIIDKHSAYNNKKLDILIENGIIKKIAKDITAKAEKVISREDLHVSRGWFDSSVSFGEPGFEERETITNGLDTAGKSGFTSIALNSNTFPIIDNNGGITSVKSKAAHHPVQLYPTGALTIKSEGVDLAELYDMKQAGAIAFGDYKRAIKNPNLLKIALQYAQNFNALVQSFPQEDRIAGKGMVNEEQNSTSLGLKGIPNLAEELQITRDLYLLEYTGGKLHIPTISTKKSVALIREAKKKGLDVSCSVAIHNLIFTDALLQDFDTNAKVLPPLRIKEDIKALVKGLKDGVIDMITSDHTPIDTEHKKVEFDNALYGSIGLESAFGALNTIFSTEETVEILSKGKQRFGLVDSKIEEGNPADLSLFIPDENYEFTENHIFSTSKNSIFKGYKLKGKALGIITKAGDFGL is encoded by the coding sequence ATGAAACTACTTCTAAAATCGGTTACTATCATTGATAAACATTCAGCCTACAATAATAAAAAGCTGGATATTTTAATTGAAAACGGAATTATTAAAAAGATAGCAAAAGATATCACCGCAAAAGCCGAAAAAGTGATTTCTAGAGAAGATCTTCATGTTTCCAGGGGTTGGTTTGATAGTAGCGTAAGTTTTGGCGAACCTGGTTTTGAAGAACGGGAAACCATCACTAACGGACTCGATACTGCGGGAAAAAGCGGATTTACCAGTATCGCCCTAAACTCTAACACTTTTCCTATAATTGATAATAATGGGGGAATAACTTCGGTAAAGTCTAAAGCTGCTCACCATCCCGTTCAACTTTATCCTACAGGTGCTTTAACGATTAAAAGCGAAGGCGTCGATCTTGCCGAACTTTACGATATGAAGCAAGCTGGAGCTATTGCATTTGGAGATTATAAACGCGCGATTAAAAATCCGAATTTGTTGAAAATCGCACTTCAGTATGCACAAAATTTTAATGCTTTGGTACAATCATTTCCGCAGGAAGATCGCATTGCTGGAAAAGGAATGGTGAACGAGGAGCAAAATAGTACTTCCCTGGGATTAAAGGGAATTCCTAACCTGGCAGAAGAATTACAAATCACCCGCGATTTATACCTTTTGGAATATACCGGCGGGAAATTACATATTCCAACTATTTCAACTAAGAAATCGGTTGCCCTAATTAGAGAAGCAAAAAAGAAAGGCCTGGATGTAAGCTGTAGTGTAGCTATTCATAATTTAATTTTTACTGACGCTCTTCTCCAGGATTTTGATACGAACGCTAAAGTTTTGCCTCCGCTAAGAATCAAAGAAGATATAAAAGCGCTCGTTAAAGGTTTAAAAGACGGCGTTATAGATATGATTACTAGTGATCATACTCCAATTGATACAGAACATAAAAAAGTGGAATTTGATAACGCGTTATACGGAAGCATTGGGTTAGAATCTGCATTTGGAGCTCTAAACACAATATTTTCTACCGAAGAAACTGTTGAAATCTTAAGTAAAGGAAAACAAAGATTTGGCCTGGTAGATTCTAAAATAGAAGAAGGAAATCCCGCAGATCTAAGTTTATTTATTCCTGATGAAAATTATGAATTCACTGAAAATCATATTTTTTCCACCTCAAAAAACAGTATTTTCAAAGGATATAAGTTAAAAGGAAAAGCGCTGGGAATAATTACTAAAGCGGGGGATTTTGGCTTATAA
- a CDS encoding ATP-binding protein yields MHDKYVSSNEKLRRAALAEYAIFKSGEDKDYDQLTFLAAKICQVPVAKISIIGKNKIWYKSVYGTEQAEIPRKNSFCEHSIYAGEEIFIINSDHHPEFFEYSREIYGQEFHFYAGVPLVNAHGHAIAVFCIFDTKVRKLDEAQKKALMALANQSMNLFESRKQKTKLQHVQRKLKQKYKDLEKFASLVSHDIKSPLANIISLTELLKDENKKNLDEQSRQYLDFLVESSYSLRNYVDGILSFYRSDHILEKDFEDVHLPSLLKKITDLYSLEENVKISYPEKGQLKNINKAALSQVFMNLISNALKYNSREVRKVDINFNTTDTYYCFAVSDNGNGISKNDTEKIFQLFTTLDAQDRDGNPGSGIGLATVKKHIDHMQGSIEVISEKGKGSTFKFKIKRP; encoded by the coding sequence ATGCACGATAAATATGTTTCTTCAAACGAAAAATTACGCAGGGCAGCACTCGCTGAATATGCGATTTTTAAATCGGGAGAAGACAAAGATTATGATCAACTCACTTTCTTAGCAGCAAAAATTTGCCAGGTTCCTGTGGCAAAGATCAGTATAATTGGAAAAAACAAAATTTGGTATAAATCTGTTTATGGAACAGAACAGGCTGAAATTCCACGAAAAAACTCTTTTTGCGAGCATAGTATTTATGCCGGGGAAGAAATTTTTATCATTAACAGCGATCATCATCCAGAATTTTTTGAATATTCCAGGGAAATTTATGGTCAGGAATTTCATTTTTATGCCGGCGTGCCTTTGGTTAACGCCCATGGCCACGCGATAGCGGTTTTTTGCATTTTTGATACGAAAGTTAGAAAACTGGATGAAGCCCAGAAGAAAGCTTTAATGGCTTTAGCCAATCAAAGTATGAATCTTTTTGAATCGCGAAAACAGAAAACAAAACTTCAGCACGTACAGCGTAAATTAAAGCAGAAATATAAAGATCTCGAAAAATTCGCCAGCCTGGTTTCGCACGATATTAAATCGCCATTGGCAAATATCATTTCTTTAACCGAATTGCTTAAAGATGAAAACAAAAAAAATCTAGATGAGCAAAGTAGGCAGTATCTTGATTTCCTGGTAGAATCTTCTTATTCTCTTCGTAATTATGTAGATGGAATTTTAAGTTTTTACCGCAGTGATCATATTTTAGAAAAAGATTTTGAAGATGTGCATTTGCCAAGTTTGCTTAAAAAAATCACCGATTTATATAGCTTAGAGGAGAATGTAAAAATTTCTTATCCAGAGAAAGGCCAATTAAAGAACATAAATAAAGCTGCATTAAGCCAGGTTTTTATGAATCTTATAAGCAATGCCTTAAAGTATAATTCCAGGGAAGTTAGAAAAGTAGATATCAATTTTAATACTACAGATACTTACTACTGTTTTGCCGTGAGCGATAATGGAAATGGCATAAGTAAAAACGATACTGAAAAAATTTTTCAGCTTTTCACCACTTTAGATGCACAGGATAGAGATGGAAACCCTGGTAGCGGTATTGGTCTTGCCACAGTCAAAAAGCATATTGACCACATGCAGGGTTCTATTGAAGTTATTTCGGAAAAAGGTAAAGGCAGTACTTTTAAATTCAAAATTAAACGACCCTAG
- a CDS encoding DUF4870 domain-containing protein, producing MKTVAEEGKTPAIVAYLTIIGTIIAYFMNNEHKNTFASFHIRQALGIHVTFYVLGVLVGMFDSWLISSAFYIFIAVLGIYGLVTAIQGEQKEVPILGAYFQKWFSTIQ from the coding sequence ATGAAAACTGTTGCCGAAGAAGGAAAAACTCCAGCTATTGTTGCTTACCTTACCATTATTGGTACTATAATAGCCTATTTTATGAATAATGAGCATAAGAATACTTTTGCTTCGTTTCATATTCGGCAGGCACTTGGCATCCATGTAACATTTTATGTTCTGGGAGTTTTAGTAGGTATGTTTGACAGTTGGTTAATTTCATCGGCCTTTTATATATTTATCGCGGTTTTAGGCATTTATGGCCTGGTAACCGCCATACAGGGCGAACAAAAAGAAGTACCAATTCTTGGTGCATATTTTCAAAAATGGTTTAGCACAATACAATAA
- a CDS encoding DUF493 family protein, whose product MSEARDQEEFYNKLKTQLQDTSLWPSEYLYKFIVPTKSNQVKVIEGIFDNMGAVITTKKSKKGTYVSTSVNVRMQNPDAVIEKYKEVAAKVEGVISL is encoded by the coding sequence ATGAGTGAAGCCCGAGATCAGGAAGAGTTTTATAACAAATTAAAGACACAATTACAGGATACATCCCTATGGCCATCTGAATACCTCTATAAATTTATAGTACCTACAAAGTCAAACCAGGTAAAAGTGATTGAAGGTATTTTTGATAATATGGGAGCGGTAATTACCACTAAAAAATCAAAAAAAGGAACTTACGTAAGTACTTCGGTTAATGTAAGAATGCAAAATCCTGACGCAGTGATTGAAAAATATAAAGAAGTGGCTGCTAAAGTAGAAGGCGTAATTTCTCTTTAG
- the murA gene encoding UDP-N-acetylglucosamine 1-carboxyvinyltransferase, which translates to MGTFQIEGGQQLSGEIQPQGAKNEALQILCAVLLTPEEVVINNIPDILDVNKLIQLLENLGVKIKKLGKGSYSFKSDDLDLDYLSSDQFKKDGSGLRGSIMIVGPLLARFGKGFIPKPGGDKIGRRRLDTHFEGFIKLGAKFRYNKEERFYGVEAPNGLKGDFMLLEEASVTGTANIVMAAVLAEGTTTIYNAACEPYLQQLCNMLNSMGAKISGVGSNLLTIEGVKALKGCEHRILPDMVEIGSWIGLAAMTRSEITIKNVRWDMLGIIPTTFRKLGITIERRGDDIFIPAHTHGYEVQSFIDGSIMNISDAPWPGFTPDLLSILLVVATQARGSVLIHQKMFESRLFFVDKLIDMGAKIILCDPHRATVIGHDFQSQLKATTMTSPDIRAGISLLIAALSAKGTSTIHNIEQIDRGYENIDERLKALGARIERVA; encoded by the coding sequence ATGGGAACTTTCCAAATTGAAGGCGGGCAGCAACTTAGTGGTGAAATTCAGCCACAAGGAGCCAAAAACGAAGCCCTGCAAATTCTTTGTGCCGTATTATTAACTCCAGAGGAGGTAGTTATCAATAACATTCCAGATATTTTAGATGTTAATAAGCTTATTCAGCTTTTAGAAAATCTTGGCGTTAAGATCAAGAAGCTTGGAAAAGGAAGCTATTCTTTTAAAAGTGATGATCTTGATCTGGATTACCTAAGCAGCGATCAATTTAAAAAAGACGGTAGCGGCCTAAGAGGGTCTATTATGATCGTAGGACCTTTATTAGCAAGGTTTGGGAAAGGCTTTATTCCAAAGCCGGGAGGCGATAAAATTGGTAGAAGAAGACTGGATACCCATTTTGAAGGTTTTATTAAACTTGGTGCAAAATTTAGATATAATAAAGAAGAACGCTTTTATGGCGTTGAAGCTCCAAACGGACTAAAAGGTGATTTTATGCTTTTGGAAGAAGCATCTGTTACCGGTACTGCCAATATTGTGATGGCAGCTGTTCTTGCTGAAGGAACTACTACAATCTATAATGCCGCTTGTGAACCATATCTGCAACAACTTTGCAATATGTTGAATTCAATGGGTGCGAAAATTAGCGGGGTAGGTTCTAATCTTCTTACCATAGAAGGCGTTAAAGCTTTAAAAGGTTGCGAACACAGAATTTTGCCGGATATGGTAGAAATTGGTTCGTGGATAGGTCTTGCAGCAATGACAAGAAGCGAAATTACCATCAAAAATGTGCGTTGGGATATGCTTGGGATTATTCCTACCACTTTTAGAAAATTAGGAATTACCATTGAGCGAAGAGGCGACGATATTTTTATACCGGCGCATACTCATGGTTATGAAGTGCAAAGCTTTATAGACGGTTCTATAATGAATATTAGCGATGCACCCTGGCCGGGATTCACTCCAGATTTATTGAGTATACTTTTAGTTGTGGCCACACAGGCTCGCGGCAGTGTGCTTATTCATCAAAAAATGTTTGAGAGCAGGTTATTTTTCGTGGATAAACTGATAGATATGGGTGCGAAGATCATTTTATGTGATCCGCATCGTGCTACCGTTATTGGACACGATTTCCAATCGCAGCTAAAAGCTACCACCATGACTTCTCCTGATATTAGGGCAGGGATTTCTTTGCTTATTGCAGCGCTTTCAGCTAAAGGAACTTCTACTATTCACAATATAGAACAAATAGACAGGGGTTACGAAAATATAGATGAACGCCTTAAAGCCCTTGGCGCCAGAATTGAGCGAGTGGCTTAA
- a CDS encoding ATP-binding protein, protein MLRPAIPENEIQRLKALQEANILYSPTEEEFDNITQLASFICKTPVSLISLVGEHEQWFKSKYGTDLCTSDRDISFCSHAILEPDELMEIKDTRLDNRFEDNPFVIAEKDPIIYYAGMPLKDYNNMVLGTLCVIDTKPNQLDSDQKNALKSLAKQVEILLELKRKNDYLESIKKQLNEHNVMLKNFAGVVSHDMKMPLANMIITADILKAKFGEKIGEEGLSYLKNLKQAGLRLSGYINGILDHYESDTIAASNNEEFDVHHLLEEIIDLLNITEDCVINLPEDNTIISSNRAALEQIFLNLLGNSLKYNDKPKILIDIEFSQNPDFYYFSIKDNGIGIPKEKEDDIFKLFTTVAKSDRAGNKGNGIGLSTVKRLVSNLGGNLKVKSELGKGTRFNFSIKRKP, encoded by the coding sequence ATGTTACGTCCTGCAATTCCAGAAAATGAGATACAACGACTAAAAGCGCTTCAGGAAGCAAATATTTTATACTCTCCTACCGAAGAGGAATTTGATAATATTACCCAGCTTGCCTCTTTTATCTGTAAAACACCGGTTTCATTAATTTCCCTGGTTGGAGAGCACGAACAATGGTTTAAATCTAAATACGGCACCGATTTATGCACTTCAGATAGGGATATTTCTTTTTGCAGTCACGCGATTTTAGAGCCTGATGAGTTAATGGAAATTAAAGATACAAGGTTAGACAATCGTTTTGAAGACAATCCATTTGTAATTGCTGAGAAAGACCCCATAATATATTATGCGGGAATGCCTTTAAAGGATTACAATAATATGGTGTTAGGCACACTTTGCGTGATAGACACCAAACCAAATCAATTAGACAGCGATCAAAAAAATGCACTAAAATCACTGGCTAAACAGGTAGAAATTCTTCTAGAGTTAAAACGTAAAAACGATTATCTGGAGAGTATTAAAAAGCAACTTAACGAGCATAATGTCATGCTTAAAAATTTTGCCGGTGTGGTTTCTCACGATATGAAAATGCCGCTTGCAAATATGATTATTACTGCCGATATCCTTAAGGCTAAATTTGGAGAAAAAATTGGAGAAGAAGGATTAAGTTATCTAAAAAACCTGAAACAAGCCGGATTAAGACTTAGCGGTTACATTAATGGTATTTTAGATCATTACGAAAGCGATACTATTGCCGCTTCTAATAACGAAGAGTTTGATGTGCATCACCTACTGGAAGAAATTATAGATCTTTTAAATATTACCGAAGATTGCGTGATCAACCTACCTGAAGATAATACTATTATTAGCTCTAACCGTGCTGCCCTGGAACAGATATTTTTAAATTTATTAGGCAATAGTTTAAAATATAACGATAAGCCTAAAATTCTTATTGATATTGAATTTTCCCAGAATCCAGATTTTTATTATTTCAGTATAAAAGATAATGGTATTGGTATTCCTAAAGAAAAAGAGGACGATATTTTTAAACTTTTTACTACAGTCGCCAAAAGTGACCGGGCGGGTAATAAAGGAAATGGAATTGGCCTTTCTACCGTAAAGAGATTGGTGAGTAATTTGGGGGGTAACCTAAAGGTTAAATCTGAATTGGGAAAAGGCACTCGTTTCAATTTTTCTATAAAGCGCAAACCTTAA
- a CDS encoding alpha/beta hydrolase: MNTKELSLHHLIRRPKIQTEKSPLLIMLHGYGSDEKDLFSFAEELPDELFVISVKAPYAMQPYGNAWYAIHFDNENGKFSDDEQAKESRELIAGFIDEAVEAYDLDADKVTLLGFSQGSILSYAVALSYPEKVKNIIALSGYINEAILKPGFEKNDLSKLSFYCSHGSVDQVIPVEWARKSKPILNQLNIENTYSEFPVGHGVAPQNFFELREWLKKRI, from the coding sequence ATGAATACCAAAGAACTTTCTCTACACCACCTTATAAGAAGACCAAAAATTCAAACTGAAAAGTCACCATTGCTTATTATGCTTCACGGCTATGGAAGCGATGAGAAGGATCTTTTCTCTTTTGCTGAGGAATTACCGGACGAGTTATTCGTAATTTCAGTAAAAGCACCTTATGCCATGCAACCCTACGGAAATGCCTGGTATGCGATTCATTTTGATAACGAGAATGGGAAATTTAGCGACGACGAGCAGGCTAAAGAATCCAGGGAACTTATTGCAGGGTTTATTGATGAAGCAGTTGAAGCTTATGATTTAGATGCCGATAAGGTTACGCTTTTAGGTTTTAGCCAGGGAAGTATTTTGAGTTACGCAGTGGCGCTCTCCTACCCTGAGAAAGTGAAAAATATTATCGCACTAAGTGGTTATATAAATGAGGCAATTTTAAAACCAGGTTTTGAAAAGAATGATTTATCTAAATTATCATTTTATTGCTCTCACGGTTCTGTAGACCAGGTGATCCCTGTAGAATGGGCTCGCAAAAGCAAACCAATTTTAAACCAGCTAAATATTGAAAATACTTATTCCGAATTTCCGGTAGGTCACGGTGTTGCTCCCCAAAACTTCTTTGAATTACGGGAATGGCTTAAAAAACGAATCTAA